A genomic stretch from Halalkalibacillus sediminis includes:
- the cyoE gene encoding heme o synthase, whose translation MQEPRSLETTSSHFVDSSSVSVKSLWGDFLALIKIGIINSNLMTAFAGFWLALYFTDQLFFSHWDTFLLVMAGTALVIAGGCVINNYYDRDIDQNMSRTSKRPTITGTIPLSVILGMGISFSILGLILLYLTTPMAAVFGFIGWFVYVVLYTMWSKRKYTINTVVGSFSGAAPPLIGWAAIDSTLHPVAFVLFLIMFIWQTPHFLALAIMKRDEYAKAGIPMLPVVYGNGITKRQIMIYTICLMPLPYYFFSLGITFLIFATLLNIGWVALAVYGFKMKDDDKWARWMFIYSLNYLTLFFIGLIVATIPAFL comes from the coding sequence ATGCAAGAACCTCGTTCTTTAGAGACAACCTCATCGCATTTTGTCGATAGTTCATCTGTAAGTGTGAAGTCACTTTGGGGCGATTTTCTAGCCCTCATTAAAATAGGAATCATCAATTCAAATTTAATGACAGCATTTGCAGGTTTTTGGTTAGCTCTATATTTTACAGATCAATTATTTTTTAGCCACTGGGATACCTTCCTGTTGGTCATGGCGGGGACAGCATTGGTAATTGCAGGCGGTTGTGTAATCAACAATTATTACGACCGTGATATTGATCAAAACATGTCTCGAACAAGTAAACGACCAACAATCACTGGGACAATCCCGTTATCAGTGATTCTAGGGATGGGAATCAGTTTTTCCATATTAGGTCTAATTCTTTTATATTTGACCACACCTATGGCTGCGGTCTTCGGGTTTATAGGCTGGTTTGTATATGTAGTCTTATACACCATGTGGTCAAAGCGTAAATACACTATTAATACTGTGGTAGGAAGTTTCTCAGGTGCAGCACCACCTTTAATTGGATGGGCAGCTATTGATTCTACACTTCATCCTGTTGCCTTTGTATTATTTTTGATTATGTTCATTTGGCAGACCCCTCATTTTCTCGCTCTTGCAATTATGAAGCGAGATGAGTATGCTAAAGCAGGAATTCCAATGCTTCCTGTAGTTTATGGAAATGGTATAACTAAAAGACAGATAATGATCTACACAATCTGTTTAATGCCATTACCTTATTATTTCTTCTCATTAGGTATTACGTTTTTAATCTTTGCTACATTATTGAACATCGGATGGGTAGCACTAGCCGTTTACGGCTTCAAAATGAAAGATGATGATAAGTGGGCAAGGTGGATGTTCATATATTCATTAAACTACTTGACATTATTTTTCATAGGGTTGATAGTCGCTACAATCCCTGCATTTTTGTGA
- the coxB gene encoding cytochrome c oxidase subunit II — translation MEMKGWMSRFKAVFVLSLLALVLTGCGEPFISTLQPKGEGSQMLFDLMILSIVIMLFVFVVVMIIYMYVVVKFRERKVGKDFMPKQVEGNHALETLWTVIPIILLLILAVPTVQYTFALADVTPEVDEEGAEQDAIWIDVTGKLFWWHFEYRDMDISTSQELYIPTDRKVYLSMTSDDVIHSFWVPSIAGKMDVNPTGNTNEMFLDASEEGVFHGKCTEFCGPSHSLMDFKVVAVSPGEFEQWAQDMQGVTGEEEPESATAQEGQQLFADNCMSCHAIGSNPNKIGPNLTNFGDRTKIAGVIDYNKENLVEWIKTKGKDMKPGNLMVDAPYDLSDEEISSIADYLMSLSPSDITPENAKDGVYQDSDLSSLFPEESEEDSEEGSEEGSESEEGSEESSDSEEGSEEDSDSEEGSEEESSDEENSDEE, via the coding sequence ATGGAAATGAAAGGGTGGATGAGCAGGTTCAAAGCTGTGTTCGTACTATCATTACTTGCATTAGTATTGACTGGCTGTGGTGAACCTTTTATTAGTACTCTTCAACCAAAAGGTGAAGGTTCTCAAATGCTTTTTGATCTAATGATCTTAAGTATTGTCATTATGTTATTTGTTTTTGTAGTTGTAATGATTATCTATATGTATGTAGTCGTTAAATTCCGAGAAAGAAAAGTCGGAAAAGACTTCATGCCAAAGCAAGTAGAGGGGAACCATGCTCTAGAGACTTTATGGACGGTCATTCCAATAATTCTTTTATTAATTTTGGCTGTTCCAACAGTTCAATATACCTTCGCACTTGCGGATGTGACTCCGGAAGTAGATGAAGAAGGTGCAGAACAAGATGCGATCTGGATTGATGTTACTGGTAAATTGTTCTGGTGGCACTTTGAGTACCGGGATATGGATATATCTACAAGTCAAGAGCTTTATATCCCTACAGATCGAAAGGTATACTTATCTATGACGTCAGATGATGTCATACACTCATTCTGGGTCCCGTCAATAGCAGGTAAGATGGACGTCAACCCAACCGGTAACACAAACGAAATGTTTTTGGATGCTAGTGAGGAAGGCGTATTCCATGGAAAATGTACTGAATTCTGTGGACCATCACACTCATTGATGGACTTTAAAGTAGTTGCGGTCAGCCCAGGAGAATTTGAACAATGGGCACAAGATATGCAGGGCGTAACAGGTGAAGAAGAACCTGAATCTGCTACTGCTCAAGAAGGTCAACAACTTTTCGCAGACAATTGTATGTCGTGTCACGCGATTGGCTCGAACCCGAATAAGATTGGTCCTAATTTGACCAACTTTGGTGATCGAACGAAGATTGCAGGTGTCATTGACTATAACAAAGAAAACTTAGTTGAATGGATCAAAACTAAAGGTAAAGATATGAAACCTGGTAACTTGATGGTTGATGCGCCTTATGATTTATCCGATGAGGAAATTTCAAGTATTGCAGATTACTTAATGTCATTGAGTCCAAGTGACATAACACCTGAAAATGCAAAAGATGGTGTGTATCAGGATTCTGACCTAAGTTCTTTATTCCCTGAAGAATCTGAAGAGGATTCTGAAGAAGGATCAGAAGAAGGTAGCGAATCTGAAGAAGGATCAGAGGAAAGCAGTGATTCTGAAGAAGGTTCAGAGGAAGACAGCGATTCTGAAGAGGGGTCAGAAGAAGAAAGTTCTGATGAAGAAAATTCTGACGAAGAATAA
- the ctaD gene encoding cytochrome c oxidase subunit I: MSTAATRKAGFGAALWDYLTTVDHKKIAILYLVAGLFFFLLGGLEAVLIRIQLVLPDNEFISAQFYNELFTMHGTTMIFLAAMPLIFALMNAVVPLQIGARDVAFPFVNALGFWLFFFGGVLLNLSWFLGGAPDAGWTAYAPLSVFSEGHGVDFYAVGLQISGIGTLIGGINFIVTVINMRAPGMTYMRMPLFTWTAFIASVLILFAFPALTVGLFLLTFDRLFEANFFDPSMGGNAIIWEHLFWIFGHPEVYILILPAFGVFSDVISTFSKKRLFGYSSMVFATVLIAFIGFMVWAHHMFTVGLGPIANSIFAIATMAIAVPTGIKIFNWLFTMWGGNIRLTSPMVFALAFIPSFTIGGVTGVMLASAAADYQYHDTYFVVAHFHYVIVGGVVLGLFAGIIYWWPKMFGTMLNEKLNHWFFWLFFIGFHLTFFIQHFLGLMGMPRRYWKFQPNEGLDLFNLISSLGAIFMTVGTLVFLYNVIVTQAKGVKVSGDPWDGRTLEWSIASPPPYYNFKQTPLVRGLDALWIEKQENNGKMQPAEPLGDIHMPNNTFTPFMMSLGLFIAGIGVIYQVDNGAWWILGAIGFAITGGSMLYRSLKDDLGYHIHKEELTDDEGDGSNG; this comes from the coding sequence GTGAGCACTGCAGCAACAAGAAAAGCAGGTTTTGGTGCTGCCCTGTGGGATTATTTGACTACTGTCGACCATAAGAAAATTGCCATCTTATACTTAGTGGCTGGTCTGTTCTTTTTCCTACTCGGTGGACTCGAGGCCGTGCTTATTCGTATCCAATTAGTATTACCAGATAACGAATTCATTTCTGCTCAATTCTATAATGAGCTTTTTACAATGCATGGTACGACCATGATCTTCTTAGCAGCCATGCCATTGATTTTTGCGTTAATGAACGCAGTAGTTCCTTTGCAAATAGGTGCGCGTGACGTAGCGTTTCCATTTGTAAACGCGTTAGGTTTTTGGCTATTCTTTTTCGGAGGGGTTCTATTAAACCTTTCTTGGTTCCTAGGAGGAGCTCCTGATGCTGGGTGGACAGCTTATGCACCACTCTCAGTCTTTTCAGAGGGGCATGGAGTCGACTTCTATGCTGTCGGACTCCAGATATCTGGTATCGGAACATTAATTGGTGGTATTAACTTTATTGTTACTGTCATCAATATGCGTGCGCCAGGTATGACTTATATGCGTATGCCATTATTTACATGGACTGCATTTATCGCAAGTGTACTTATTTTATTTGCTTTTCCAGCGTTAACAGTAGGTTTATTCCTACTTACGTTTGACCGCTTGTTTGAAGCTAACTTCTTCGATCCGAGCATGGGTGGTAACGCCATTATCTGGGAGCATTTATTCTGGATATTCGGACACCCTGAGGTATACATCTTGATTTTGCCTGCATTCGGTGTTTTCAGTGATGTCATCTCGACATTCTCGAAAAAGCGTTTGTTCGGTTACTCTTCAATGGTGTTTGCAACAGTTTTAATTGCTTTTATCGGTTTCATGGTTTGGGCACACCACATGTTCACAGTTGGTTTGGGTCCAATTGCAAACTCGATTTTCGCAATTGCAACAATGGCTATTGCAGTACCAACCGGTATTAAAATATTTAACTGGTTATTTACAATGTGGGGCGGGAATATCCGTCTTACCTCTCCGATGGTATTCGCTTTAGCATTCATCCCATCATTTACAATTGGTGGAGTAACAGGTGTTATGTTAGCTTCAGCAGCCGCTGACTATCAATATCACGATACGTATTTCGTAGTTGCTCACTTCCACTATGTAATCGTTGGTGGAGTTGTACTAGGATTATTCGCAGGTATTATTTACTGGTGGCCGAAAATGTTCGGTACGATGTTGAATGAGAAGCTGAATCATTGGTTCTTCTGGTTATTCTTCATCGGTTTCCATTTAACGTTCTTTATCCAGCACTTCTTAGGCCTGATGGGTATGCCACGTCGTTACTGGAAATTCCAACCGAATGAGGGATTAGATTTATTTAACTTAATCAGTTCTCTAGGTGCCATCTTCATGACTGTTGGTACATTGGTATTCTTATACAATGTCATTGTTACACAAGCAAAAGGTGTCAAAGTATCAGGTGACCCTTGGGATGGTAGAACACTCGAATGGTCTATTGCATCACCACCGCCTTACTATAACTTCAAGCAAACACCTTTAGTAAGAGGTCTTGATGCATTATGGATCGAGAAACAAGAAAACAATGGTAAAATGCAACCGGCTGAGCCTTTAGGTGATATTCACATGCCTAATAATACTTTCACACCATTTATGATGTCTCTTGGTTTATTCATCGCAGGTATCGGTGTCATTTACCAAGTTGATAATGGTGCTTGGTGGATATTAGGTGCGATCGGTTTCGCAATTACTGGTGGTAGCATGCTTTATCGTTCACTAAAAGATGATTTAGGTTACCACATTCATAAAGAAGAATTAACTGATGATGAGGGGGATGGTTCTAATGGCTGA
- a CDS encoding cytochrome (ubi)quinol oxidase subunit III, translating to MADDMLRSDNLPQNPERATLEGKNKFLGFWFFLGGETVLFASLFGTYLALKNSNLDGTPASELFGLELVFIMTILLLTSSLTSVYAMYHMKNHDYKLMQKWIGITVLLGLAFLGLEIYEFYHYVHAYDHGYTTSAFSSAFYTLVGFHGGHVAFGLLWFISLMVRNRKRGLNLYNAPKFYIASLYWHFIDVVWVFIFTVVYLMGKVG from the coding sequence ATGGCTGATGATATGCTGAGATCAGATAATCTACCTCAAAATCCTGAAAGAGCCACCCTTGAAGGTAAAAATAAGTTTTTAGGATTTTGGTTTTTCCTTGGTGGAGAAACAGTTTTATTCGCAAGTTTATTTGGAACGTATTTAGCATTAAAAAACTCAAATCTTGATGGTACTCCAGCAAGTGAGTTGTTTGGTCTAGAGCTTGTTTTCATCATGACAATCTTGTTATTAACTAGCTCATTGACTAGTGTTTATGCGATGTATCATATGAAAAACCATGACTATAAGTTAATGCAAAAATGGATAGGAATCACGGTGCTTTTGGGCCTAGCTTTCCTAGGGTTAGAAATTTATGAGTTCTACCATTACGTACATGCCTATGATCATGGGTATACTACATCTGCATTCTCATCTGCTTTCTATACTTTAGTCGGATTCCATGGTGGGCACGTAGCATTTGGTTTACTGTGGTTCATCTCATTGATGGTAAGAAACAGAAAACGTGGTTTAAACCTTTACAACGCTCCGAAGTTTTATATAGCTAGTTTATACTGGCACTTCATTGATGTTGTATGGGTATTTATCTTCACAGTTGTATACTTGATGGGAAAGGTGGGGTAA
- the ctaF gene encoding cytochrome c oxidase subunit IVB, with amino-acid sequence MANNTNSTNAKEQFYKNKHKEEMKYQVLTFALMIAFTLIAFGLVIAEVSPGFTIPTILVLAAVQVLFQFYYFMHMKDKDHELPAMMIYSGIFAAILTVLALATIVWW; translated from the coding sequence ATGGCTAATAACACCAATTCCACTAATGCTAAAGAACAATTTTATAAAAATAAGCACAAGGAAGAAATGAAATATCAGGTGTTGACGTTTGCTTTAATGATTGCCTTTACCTTGATTGCCTTCGGCTTAGTTATCGCAGAAGTGAGCCCTGGTTTCACTATACCTACGATTCTTGTTCTTGCGGCGGTTCAAGTGTTGTTCCAATTTTATTACTTCATGCACATGAAGGATAAAGATCACGAATTGCCTGCAATGATGATTTATTCAGGTATATTCGCTGCAATCTTAACTGTACTTGCTCTTGCAACCATCGTATGGTGGTAA
- a CDS encoding ABC transporter ATP-binding protein, with amino-acid sequence MSDVILELNELHTHFFTDDGEIPAVDGVSFNVHKGEVVGIVGESGCGKSVTSLSIMQLVPSPPGRIVSGEINYKNENLAKASEKRMRKIRGNEIAMIFQEPMTSLNPLFTIGNQLNEAILFHEKVSKKQARKRSIEMLDLVGIPRSNEVIDDYPHQLSGGMRQRVMIAMAMACNPEVLIADEPTTALDVTIQAQILDLMRDLNKEKDTSIILITHDLGVVAEICERVIVMYSGQVVEEGTVRDILKDPQHPYSQGLIRSLPKIHETEQKLYSIPGTVPKPGMNMKGCRFAPRCPHAFDRCFQEDPELYSIAEGRYSRCFLHDSEEGGIRDDYETTIRS; translated from the coding sequence ATGTCAGACGTCATATTAGAATTGAACGAACTTCATACACACTTTTTTACCGATGATGGTGAAATTCCTGCAGTAGACGGAGTAAGCTTTAACGTACATAAAGGTGAAGTTGTTGGTATTGTAGGAGAATCTGGATGCGGAAAAAGTGTTACTTCTTTATCGATCATGCAATTAGTTCCTTCTCCACCAGGTAGAATTGTTAGCGGTGAAATTAATTATAAGAATGAAAATTTGGCTAAAGCTTCTGAAAAGCGGATGAGAAAAATTCGTGGAAATGAAATAGCAATGATATTCCAAGAGCCTATGACATCTCTGAATCCGTTATTTACGATAGGCAATCAATTGAATGAAGCTATTTTATTTCATGAAAAAGTAAGTAAAAAGCAGGCTAGGAAAAGATCTATTGAAATGTTGGATTTAGTAGGTATTCCTCGATCCAATGAAGTAATCGATGATTACCCCCACCAACTTTCAGGTGGTATGAGACAGAGGGTAATGATTGCAATGGCAATGGCTTGCAACCCAGAAGTATTGATTGCAGATGAGCCGACTACAGCGTTGGACGTAACTATACAAGCCCAAATTCTGGATTTGATGAGAGACTTGAATAAAGAAAAAGACACTTCGATCATTTTAATTACTCATGACCTTGGTGTCGTAGCTGAGATATGTGAGCGTGTAATAGTAATGTATTCAGGTCAAGTTGTTGAAGAAGGAACGGTCCGTGATATTTTGAAAGACCCTCAACACCCATATTCACAAGGATTGATAAGATCATTACCTAAGATCCATGAAACGGAACAGAAACTTTATTCTATTCCTGGGACTGTACCGAAACCCGGCATGAATATGAAGGGGTGTCGGTTTGCGCCACGTTGTCCTCATGCTTTTGACCGTTGCTTCCAAGAAGACCCGGAATTGTACAGTATTGCAGAAGGACGATACAGCCGCTGCTTTCTACATGATTCTGAGGAAGGAGGCATAAGAGATGACTACGAAACCACTATTAGAAGTTAA
- a CDS encoding ABC transporter ATP-binding protein: MTTKPLLEVNGLKKYFDIKGGVFGRKVGEVKAVDDVSFKVMKGEIVGIVGESGCGKSTTGKSILRLIEPTEGEVKFEDKDITNLSFEEMRKLRKDMQIIFQDPYASLNPRHTVEKIVGEPLLVHGMNSADDRKKKVRELLEVVGLREYHASRYPHQFSGGQRQRIGIARALANNPKMIICDEPVSALDVSVQSQILNLMEELRTEFNLTYVFIAHDLSVVKHISDRVGVMYLGRMVEMTTKEKLFEDPKHPYTQALMSAVPVPDPDAKKERVILQGDVPSPSNPPSGCAFHTRCPRVMDVCKEVRPEFREIEDEHYVACHLYE; the protein is encoded by the coding sequence ATGACTACGAAACCACTATTAGAAGTTAATGGATTAAAAAAATATTTTGATATAAAAGGCGGAGTATTTGGAAGGAAAGTAGGAGAAGTCAAAGCGGTAGACGATGTTTCTTTTAAAGTAATGAAGGGAGAAATCGTCGGTATTGTGGGTGAGTCTGGTTGTGGTAAATCAACAACTGGTAAGTCCATTCTTAGGTTGATTGAACCTACAGAAGGTGAAGTGAAATTTGAGGATAAAGACATAACAAACCTTAGCTTTGAAGAAATGAGGAAGCTTCGGAAGGATATGCAGATTATCTTCCAAGATCCATATGCTTCTCTTAACCCAAGACATACAGTAGAAAAAATAGTAGGTGAGCCTTTACTTGTCCACGGAATGAACTCAGCCGACGACAGAAAAAAGAAGGTTAGAGAACTACTTGAGGTAGTTGGATTAAGAGAGTATCACGCCTCGAGGTACCCTCACCAATTTAGTGGTGGGCAAAGACAGCGTATTGGTATTGCACGAGCTTTAGCTAATAACCCAAAAATGATTATTTGTGATGAGCCTGTGTCAGCATTAGATGTATCAGTACAGTCACAAATTCTGAATTTAATGGAAGAGCTTAGAACTGAATTCAATTTAACATACGTATTCATCGCACACGATTTAAGTGTGGTTAAACATATTAGTGATCGAGTTGGCGTAATGTACTTAGGACGCATGGTTGAGATGACCACCAAGGAAAAATTATTCGAAGATCCTAAACACCCTTATACTCAAGCACTTATGTCTGCGGTACCAGTGCCAGATCCAGATGCAAAGAAGGAACGTGTCATTTTGCAAGGTGATGTCCCAAGTCCTTCAAACCCACCAAGTGGATGTGCTTTCCATACAAGGTGCCCACGTGTGATGGATGTTTGTAAAGAAGTAAGACCTGAATTCAGGGAAATTGAAGATGAACATTATGTTGCTTGTCACTTGTATGAGTAA
- a CDS encoding ABC transporter substrate-binding protein, translated as MKKWSLLLAMMLAFVLVLAACSGDGGANDDEGTDEGDTSEDTSEDTDSEDTDSEDTDSSEGEAAAGDNVLVYARGGDSESLDPSSTTDGESSRVTKQIYESLLEFEDESFDLKAGLANDWSVNDDGTVYTFQLEEGVTFHDGTDFNADAVKTNFERWSDPEHEYAFTEDNYVYSMYGTMFGGFKGDEGHVIEEINVKGDYEIEFVLNRPLGYFLQNMAMSYFAITSPAALEEHGASINENPVGTGPFKFESWSRDDSIVLNAFEDYRVDGQPKLDQVIFQVIPDNSARLTALRSGDIDVMDGLNPDDAQIIEEEEGFDLYVRKANNFGYLGLNTEKEPLDNKQVRQAINHAVDRQAIADALYAGYAQPAKNPLPPNYLGYNDEVEGYEYDPEKAKELLEEAGYGDGVEIELWTMPVARPYMPDPETVAEIIQNNLSDVGITAEIVREEWAPYLEKTAAGEQEMFMLGWSGTNGDPDYFLSALLHGDNAGSSNRTFYQNDEVDQLLDEAKVSVDQDERADLYMQAQELISEDSPMVTLVHSEPVLAASSDVVNYVPHPSTSESLAEVELDR; from the coding sequence ATGAAGAAATGGTCTCTATTATTAGCCATGATGCTCGCTTTTGTTCTTGTATTAGCAGCATGTAGTGGTGACGGCGGTGCCAACGATGATGAAGGCACTGATGAAGGTGATACTTCTGAAGACACATCAGAAGATACAGATTCAGAAGATACTGACTCTGAAGACACCGATAGCAGTGAAGGTGAGGCAGCTGCTGGAGACAACGTACTTGTATATGCAAGAGGTGGGGATTCTGAAAGTTTAGACCCGTCAAGTACGACTGATGGTGAATCATCTCGTGTAACTAAACAAATTTATGAAAGTTTATTAGAGTTTGAAGATGAATCATTCGACCTTAAAGCAGGTCTAGCAAATGATTGGTCAGTTAATGATGATGGTACTGTATACACTTTCCAATTAGAAGAAGGTGTAACGTTCCACGATGGTACTGACTTTAACGCTGATGCAGTTAAAACAAATTTCGAGCGTTGGTCTGATCCGGAGCATGAATATGCGTTTACTGAAGACAATTATGTATATTCCATGTATGGAACAATGTTTGGTGGATTCAAAGGTGATGAAGGTCATGTGATAGAAGAAATTAACGTGAAGGGTGATTACGAGATTGAATTCGTATTAAATCGTCCATTAGGTTATTTCTTACAAAATATGGCGATGAGTTATTTTGCAATCACTTCACCTGCTGCACTTGAGGAGCACGGTGCTTCAATCAATGAAAACCCAGTCGGTACTGGTCCTTTCAAATTTGAAAGTTGGAGCCGCGATGACTCAATTGTTTTAAATGCGTTTGAAGATTATCGCGTAGATGGTCAACCTAAACTTGATCAGGTTATATTCCAAGTAATCCCAGATAACTCTGCTCGACTGACTGCACTTCGTTCAGGAGACATTGATGTTATGGATGGTTTGAATCCAGATGATGCTCAAATCATTGAAGAAGAAGAAGGTTTCGATCTGTATGTACGAAAAGCAAATAACTTCGGTTACCTTGGTTTAAATACTGAAAAAGAACCTCTTGATAATAAGCAGGTTCGTCAAGCAATCAATCATGCAGTTGACCGCCAAGCGATTGCTGATGCTCTTTACGCGGGTTATGCTCAACCAGCTAAAAACCCATTACCACCTAATTACTTAGGTTATAACGACGAGGTTGAAGGCTATGAGTATGATCCTGAGAAAGCGAAGGAACTACTAGAAGAAGCTGGATATGGTGATGGTGTTGAAATTGAGCTTTGGACGATGCCAGTTGCGCGTCCGTATATGCCAGACCCAGAAACAGTCGCTGAAATTATCCAAAACAACTTATCAGATGTTGGAATCACTGCTGAAATCGTTCGAGAAGAATGGGCTCCGTATCTTGAGAAGACAGCTGCAGGTGAGCAAGAAATGTTCATGCTTGGTTGGTCTGGAACGAACGGTGACCCTGACTACTTCTTAAGTGCACTGTTACATGGTGATAACGCAGGAAGCAGTAACCGAACTTTCTATCAAAATGATGAAGTTGACCAACTGTTGGATGAAGCGAAAGTATCTGTAGATCAAGACGAACGTGCTGATCTATACATGCAAGCTCAAGAATTAATTTCAGAAGATTCTCCAATGGTTACATTGGTACACTCTGAACCAGTTCTTGCCGCTAGCAGTGATGTAGTGAATTATGTACCACACCCATCTACTAGTGAATCTTTAGCTGAAGTTGAACTGGATAGATAA
- a CDS encoding ABC transporter permease — protein sequence MFAYTMRRLLMLIPVLIGMTLLTFSIVHLIPGNPAQVILGEQASEQEILNLQETMGLNEPYVVQYFLYVGDLLQGDLGTSLRSKAEISNEIVPYIIATFELTFFAMLFAIFVGVNAGIISAWKQNTWFDFLAMLFALVGVSMPIFWLALMEQLVFAQELGWLPAYGRQNSRDPIATITGFYVLDSLIHLDFPRAFTVLKHLVLPSIALGTIPMAIIARMTRSSMLEVMRSDYIRTVRAKGSGQFLVIYKHALKNATIPVLTVIGLQTGVLLGGAILTETIFSWPGIGRYIFDAINYRDYPVIQSGILVIAFIFVIINLVVDLLYAFIDPRIKY from the coding sequence ATGTTTGCTTATACGATGAGAAGATTATTAATGCTTATACCTGTTTTAATAGGTATGACCTTACTAACATTCTCAATTGTGCACTTGATTCCGGGCAACCCAGCTCAAGTTATTTTAGGAGAACAAGCTTCTGAACAAGAGATTCTCAATTTACAAGAGACTATGGGTTTAAATGAGCCTTATGTAGTTCAATACTTCCTCTACGTTGGTGATCTTCTACAGGGGGATTTAGGTACTTCTCTTCGTAGTAAAGCAGAGATTTCTAATGAAATAGTCCCCTACATAATAGCAACCTTCGAATTGACCTTCTTCGCTATGTTGTTTGCGATATTTGTCGGGGTGAATGCTGGGATTATCAGTGCTTGGAAACAAAACACTTGGTTTGACTTCTTAGCGATGTTGTTTGCTCTAGTTGGTGTATCAATGCCGATCTTCTGGCTTGCGTTAATGGAACAGTTGGTATTTGCTCAAGAGCTAGGGTGGCTACCTGCTTATGGAAGGCAAAACAGCCGGGATCCAATAGCTACTATCACTGGATTTTACGTGTTGGATAGTTTAATTCATTTGGACTTCCCAAGGGCTTTTACTGTTTTGAAACATCTAGTTCTACCAAGTATCGCTCTAGGCACAATTCCAATGGCAATTATAGCGAGAATGACGCGTTCCAGTATGCTGGAAGTAATGAGATCGGATTATATCAGAACCGTAAGGGCAAAAGGTTCAGGGCAGTTTTTGGTCATTTACAAACACGCCTTAAAAAATGCCACTATTCCTGTTTTAACAGTAATTGGTCTTCAGACAGGTGTCTTATTGGGTGGCGCAATCCTTACTGAAACTATTTTCAGTTGGCCAGGAATCGGTCGTTATATCTTCGATGCCATTAATTATCGCGACTATCCTGTTATACAATCAGGGATTTTAGTCATTGCTTTCATTTTTGTCATAATAAATTTAGTTGTGGATCTGCTTTATGCCTTCATAGATCCAAGAATAAAGTATTAG
- a CDS encoding ABC transporter permease has protein sequence MEKVNSPLKDTLKQLSKNKFALVGFFIIIFFLLLGLSAPLIAPEGFNNQSLGDRLTPPSAEYWFGTDHLGRDIFNRIVYGARISMMVGFFAVTGALIFGTILGILSGYFGKWVDQLISRIFDILLAFPSILLAIAVVAILGSSLQNALIAIAIINIPIFGRLIRSKVISLREEEFIMAAKAQGMKNGRIILHHILPNSLAPIIVQATLSFGTAILEAAALGFLGLGAQPPTPEWGKMLADSRDFIQLAPWTLIFPGVSIMLVVLGFNLVGDGLRDALDPKMKN, from the coding sequence ATGGAAAAAGTGAATTCTCCTTTAAAAGATACCCTTAAACAGTTAAGCAAAAATAAATTTGCTCTAGTAGGGTTCTTTATAATTATCTTCTTTTTACTATTAGGTTTATCTGCGCCATTAATTGCACCTGAAGGATTTAATAATCAGAGTTTAGGGGATCGCTTAACCCCTCCTTCAGCAGAATATTGGTTCGGCACTGATCATTTAGGTCGTGACATTTTCAATCGAATTGTTTACGGTGCGCGAATCTCTATGATGGTAGGTTTCTTCGCTGTAACAGGCGCATTGATATTCGGAACAATCTTAGGTATATTATCTGGATACTTCGGAAAGTGGGTAGACCAGTTGATATCGAGAATATTTGATATTTTACTAGCTTTTCCAAGTATTCTTCTAGCTATTGCAGTAGTAGCTATTTTGGGTTCTTCACTACAAAATGCTCTTATTGCGATTGCGATCATCAATATTCCGATTTTTGGACGTTTGATACGCTCCAAAGTAATTAGCCTGCGTGAAGAGGAATTCATCATGGCAGCTAAAGCGCAAGGTATGAAAAATGGAAGAATAATACTTCATCATATCTTGCCAAACAGTTTAGCTCCTATCATTGTTCAAGCGACTCTAAGTTTTGGTACAGCTATTTTAGAAGCTGCTGCGTTAGGTTTCCTAGGTTTAGGTGCTCAGCCACCAACACCAGAGTGGGGTAAGATGCTAGCGGATTCAAGAGACTTTATACAACTTGCACCATGGACATTGATTTTCCCAGGTGTTTCTATAATGCTTGTGGTTCTAGGGTTTAACTTAGTGGGTGATGGACTCAGAGATGCACTTGATCCAAAAATGAAAAATTAA